The Hyperolius riggenbachi isolate aHypRig1 chromosome 3, aHypRig1.pri, whole genome shotgun sequence genome window below encodes:
- the LOC137561931 gene encoding olfactory receptor 6B1-like, which yields MQPEVVQQLKVAKLHFYLMVSQAKVSNNRNREHEYENNGTTITEVILMGFRSSKEVNIFLFALILVVYIFTIYANLLIITLVFYSKTLHTPMYFLLIQLSLSDLILSTDIAPNLLYIIVREDRRISFTKCVVQQYVFAVAECTECLIVTVMSYDRYLAICSPLHYTSIMNNFFCAKLVLACWLLSFLVVMVDAIAIASLKFCGPNIIDHFFCDVLPLLKLSCSDPLAVQLIMFLTSVVVVFLPFVVIVISYSCVIVTILRIQSTTGKQKAFSTCSSHLTVVSIFYVSIIFTYGIPNGGQLLNLDKLLALFYTVGTPLINPGIYSLRNKEIKTSFVTLVRQMKKQK from the coding sequence AATATGAAAACAATGGGACAACAATAACTGAAGTCATCCTTATGGGATTTAGAAGCTCAAAAGAAGTCAACATTTTTCTCTTTGCACTTATACTTGTGGTATACATCTTTACAATTTATGCAAACCTCTTGATCATCACACTGGTTTTCTACAGCAAGACCCTCCACACTCCAATGTACTTCTTACTCATTCAGCTCTCATTATCTGATCTGATTCTATCCACAGATATTGCCCCAAACTTGTTGTATATTATAGTTCGAGAAGACAGAAGAATCTCTTTCACAAAGTGTGTTGTCCAGCAATATGTTTTTGCAGTGGCCGAATGTACAGAGTGTTTAATCGTAACGGTGATGTCATACGACCGTTATTTGGCCATCTGCAGTCCTTTGCACTACACTTCTATAATGAATAACTTTTTCTGTGCAAAATTAGTTCTTGCAtgttggcttttgagcttccttgttGTCATGGTTGAtgcaatagcaattgctagccTAAAGTTTTGTGGGCCCAATATAATCGACCACTTCTTCTGTGACGTGCTACCATTGTTAAAACTTTCTTGCTCAGATCCATTGGCAGTCCAGTTAATAATGTTTTTGACTAGTGTGGTTGTAGTTTTTCTACCCTTTGTAGTTATTGTTATCTCTTACAGTTGTGTTATTGTAACAATTTTAAGAATCCAATCAACTACGGGAAAACAGAAGGCCTTCTCCACTTGCAGTTCTCACCTGACTGTAGTCTCTATATTTTATGTAAGCATCATTTTTACTTACGGGATTCCAAATGGAGGGCAACTCTTGAATCTTGACAAGCTACTGGCACTATTCTACACAGTGGGGACACCCCTGATTAATCCAGGTATTTACAGTTTAAGGAACAAAGAAATAAAGACATCCTTTGTAACGTTAGTACGACAGATGAAAAAACAGAAATAG